AAGAATACAAACCCCACAGGTTGGGCGAGCCGCTGTGCTGGGAATGCACAAGGGAAGCTCCTTGTGCCCTTCCCCTGGCCTAGTCCATCCCCTAGACACCCAGCTCACTCTGCCCccagtgtgttttatttttcctagAAAGCAAATGTAAATTGTTGTGCTCTCCCCACGGCTGGATGCACCTCCCGGAGATACTGGTTGTGGCCTTGGATCCATTTTCCCATCCCCGACCAACACCTCGTTGGTTCCGTCTCTCTGTTTTAAGGACGTTTTACCACCTCCTTCGTCCTACAAAACACCCAGCCTCCATTTCCAGCCTCTTTCTCCAAGTCCTCTCTCTCACTGCTTCCACTTCAGGCTAcctttcttttccctctttcctcctccctctcttttaGCTCTCTTCTCCCTCACTTGCACCATTCATAATTCATAGTGAGAGAGTCACAACTGCATTTGATCCTGTTTCTTGATAACACTCCCCATACCATACCACTGTTGTGTCACCATGTCCTACCAGACTCTCCAGTTGCCTTACAACAGGGTCCTGAAAGGTGAGCTACAGCACCTCACAACCACCTAACAGAGAGTGGGTTTGACAGCTTTTCTCTTGCCCTATTGGTAAGAAGAGGACTAAAGAAACATTTTCCCTTATACGGTAAGTCAGTTCTTACCTTTTAGATCACTGGGGTGGCAAGACGTGACATGGGGCAGAGAGTGGGAAGATGAAGAGTAGGAGTGGGACGTTTTAGTGACTGTTCCTCCTCCTATTCCACCTCCTACGCAAATCCCTCCATCCGAGCCACTGTGACAAGGAAAGAATGTTTGGTGAATGAACGAGAAACCAACCTTACAACGGCATTGTAGGTTCAGTGAAGCCATGTGACTTTGCCTGTCCTCAATCGCTACCAGTCCAGCAAAGAGCCAGGACCTGTCCAGCACGCCTGTCCAGCCCCCTCACTCCACTTTGTCCACGCAGAAAAGCGAAAGTACATCACTACAGGGCGAGTCATTCTCCCCACTAACTTTGCCCACAAAGGATGAATTAGTCATAGGCTGCCATTGCCAATGGGCTTTTTAAACAGGGTCTGCTGACTCCCTTGCTTCCAAATCAGGAAAATCTTTCCCTAATTATTTGTACCATTTGTTTCACAACAAAGTGAAGTTGGGGAGATGCCAGATGCTTGGGATAAAAGAAGGAATGACCTGGACTTTTGGCAAAATCTCAGACTGGGTCTTTTATGCAGGTTTGAAATACTTAGGTTAATGTCTTGTTAcaattctctctcattttcacaGCTGCCTCTGCACCCCCGGCTTCTGTCTGGAGCAGAAATGGCAAAATATTGCAATTAATCCTCTCCTCATGGTAGTTGTTGCCCAGCACATACCAGGAAGTACACAACAATACGAGATGATGCTATATCATTAGATACAGTATTGGAAGGCACCTCGTCTCATTAGAAGTTCTCCATTCTGCAGACCCACGAGGCGGGAACGAGGTTTGGATCAAGCTTTGGATACCTATCTAAACTGAATCCCCACACTCTCTGTGATTTTAGATCTCACACGTTGCACAGATCACAGCATAGGTGTTTGCTTTATGCCCCGCTGTGTCTGTAGTCTACGTACACAATGTCACGCTGTCCTCCTTCCAGCAGGCAGCGGTAAGTGTGAATCTCCTGCTCCAGTCGACATTTGACATCCAGGAGAACCTTGTACTCGTGGTTCTGGGACTCAATTTCTGCTCGCAGGTCAGCCAGTTGCTGCTCCACACAGGTGATCTGTTGCTGTAACTGGCACAGGTGGCTGTTGTAGCGACTTTCGGTTTCAGCCAAAGAGGCTTCCAGATTGTCTCTCTAAGAAATGAAGCAAAAGACCCACCTGTACTTTAGCCATGCACTAAATTAAACCCATTTCGATGCAGGAAGTTGAGGATTTCAAcgcaaaaataaaagcaaatcgTTGCTAACAATGGGTGTGGCAGTGATATCATCACGGCTACATAGAGTGCCAGGCCAGGCTGGTCCCCGTCAGTCCAGAAATCCAGACGTCAGTGTGTCACAGGTGAGATATCAATGGTGACAACATCACATACCTGGCTGAGGTGGGCTTGCAGATCAATTTCCAGGCACTGCAACTGACGTCTAAGTTCAGAGACCTGGCTGTTGCACGACTCAACCTCCTGACTGCTTGTGATGACCTCACGATTCACCTCCTCAATCTGAAAACCAGAAACCCAGAATAAAGAGCttcagagggattttttttaattgtcaggtGGATCTAGTGAATGTATAAAGGAGTGGGTAACAAAAGATGTAAGATAGGCAGGGGCTGGGCAAGTTTTCTGCACACTGGAATCAATCTCATCTATTGCTTGCAACTCCCCTTGCTATTCGAATGCTAAGACCCCTCACAACTTCACCAGTAATTCTCTTCTGTCCTAACTGACAGGCTCGCCCGCTGTTCCACCAACACACCTCAATAATGACATGTAGCAAACCCCGTTCTTCCATGAGACACATACACTGTGTATACACAGGGCCTCCATCCCTTTTGCACCTGGTCACTATACATCTATGCTGATGACGTTTAGAACATATGATACAGGAATAAATTCTCCCCGTGGCGTGCACGTGTGATTCAGAAATAGCTCCTGTATTTTTGCTTGAGAGAGTTACAGTTGTGATGAATTTACCTTGCATTCATACCAATCTTCAACCTCTTTGCGATTTTGTGCAATCATTGTTTCATACTGGCATCTCATCTCCTCTAGGATTTTCTTCAGATCTGGGCCAGGACAGGAATTGACCTCCACGCTGACATCACCAGTGGACTGGTTTCTCAGACAATTGATTTCCTGCAAAGATAACCCAGATCAGCttgtttgaaaagaaaaacaacatgagTTGAGTTCTCTGGCAAGTGAGAGCAGCATGCCACTGTCAGTGAGCCTCTACGTCCCGGGGCCCATTTCTGACAGTCACAACAACTGTCTCTGATGCTTCTTCTCCAGTATACACCCAGCTCTGGTGGGGAAACCACAGCTGATTTCCAAGCAAAGCTCTACAGTGAGTACTCCTGAGGTAAAGAAACAGTGGGTGTTTATTGGTTTGTGTGATGGTTAATCACAGCAAATTAAGGAATTCCTGACTATTTTTGCAGCAAAAAAGGACATGTTTTATGCTTCATCTTCACCTGGGTCTTTTTGTCACTGGATCTTGCATAAGAGGCGATTTCCTGTGATAGTTTCTACATTATGCTTTTTAACAGTTTATGATTTCACAAGAgccatttttgtgtgtggctcTTCTACACACCGAATCCAGTCAGCGCATTTCCACTGACATTTTTGTGGCATCCATATTGTGACAGAATTAACTTTGATGAATGAAAGTCACTCATTTTCCTGAATGGGTTTGGACTAGTGTTACAGGTTCTCTTGGCCTCTTTTTGACAAAGAAGTCATTCTTTATCTTAGATTAGTCACAATAGGTTGGCTCTcttcatattttttcctttcatatttaCATTTCAAGAGAAGGGAGCTTGGTTCAGTGCTTAGAGTTCCTGCCCTACTCTTCCTGGATCTGCTACTGAGTTTCCAAGTGATTTTGGGCAGGACACTTCTTTTAACCATTCCTTAAATATCCTGGCTTCGCAACAGAGAGAATACTAGCATCACAGGGATGTTGTTAATACTAATTAATTGTTTATGAAGTGTTTTGAGTTAAATTAAGTAATGGGCCCGTGACAAATCAGCTGGAAGATTTCTGCAACTCATCTCTAGTCTCTAAGGtagctctctccccttccccttttgcAGAGCCCAGGAGCTCCCAGAAGCTTGACATTCGTTCCTAACACTCAGGTCCTACATTGTTCACAAACCTTAAATGGCTGGACCTGAGCTCTTGGGCTGCTTGTGACAATTACTCCGGCACAGGATCCGCCCTCTTTATATTTCAAATTAGAATGAATATGATAGGCAACGGGATTTGTGAAAGGAGTAATTTCATAATAATgcagattattattaatattctCTTGGTCGTAGTTGCAGTTGTGCCCTGGTGTTTTAATCAGGATCAGGTCCCCACCGCTGTAGTAAGTAAtgtacaaaataattttttttatatacgGGAATGAGCTCCTACCTCCTCATGGTTCTTCTTCAGACAACACAGCTCTTCCTTCAGGCACTCAAGCTGCGACTCCAGGTCAGACCTGCACAGGGTCAGTTCGTCCAGAACTTGGCGTAAGCCATTAATATCAGCCTCCACACTCTGGCGAAGGGCCAGCTCAGTCTCATACCTAAGCCATGGACAAGAAAGACAGAAAAGTCAGCCCCTGGCTGAGCCCACCATTAAGGAACTACTACAAAGATGTCACACACTAATTTTTCTGCACGTCCCCTGGGAAATAATcaaaacccttttcttttttaaaaatccatgggCCAGACTCTCAGTTGGTaaaaatctgcatagctccattgccttcaatggactCTTGCCAATGTACATCTGTTGTCCCTATATTTTAGCCCATTAAACCTCACAAGCAAACTCTTTGTTGCCTCAAACACTCTGTCCTAGAAATGCCCCTATTCTGGCAACTCTAGAGTCAAAGACCAAAGGCACATATCAAAATCGGAGATCGCCACTTATGTGTCATTGTTCCCAAGTACTCCCCTattggtctgtctgtatccattgtTGTCTTTTGTCTTCTAGTgggattgtcagctctttgaggGTGGTGagtgtcattttgttctgtgtttgtacagtgcctagcacaatggggtcctgggccatgactgagCTTCATAGCTGTACTCTAATacagataattaataataataataaaatctctCAAAAACACAACCTGTCATGAATCAGGAATTCCAGTAATTCTTGGTTGGGGATTTCTTCATTTGTCAATTTGTAAATAGGATGTGAGGGAACAAGAGGAGAATTACAGGGTTTGTCTGGTACAGAGAGGTACTCACTTCAGCCTGAAGTCATCAGCTGCCATCCTGCTGTTATCAATGTTCAAAATGATCTTGTTGTTGTCTAGGGTAGCGCAAACAATCTGGAAAAGAATAGGGTCCAGGGGATTTTCAGCTCTGAAGTCTCTTCACTATGTCACATTCAGTGCCACATTGCAAATTTCAGTCTTTTTACTCTCCCAGTATTCAAATTCAGACAGATAGGAAGCACAGAAAATTTCAGATCCAAGGAGAAATGTTTGAGAAATGTCCAAGTGTGTGAAGTGAAATAGGTGAAATGAATGAATGTGTAAAAACACGCTGTTAAAATGCTAACAGTTTTGCAATTATAATTAGTGCTCCCTAGTGTCTGCTATAACAAacctcacattttcaaacttggtctATGGTTCGTAACTATgagtttatatttttttcatcGCAAGACTTACATTACAGCTCAGCATTTGGCAGGTATCTCTCTCCCGCACCCTGTgattctgtctcctttgtttttcCTATCTGGCTAACTCTTCTTCAGAATacacttggaaaatatttttaaaaaaaattaaattgcccATTCAAAACCATTGGTGACAAAGTAtcctttttttcttattgttcttTAGGAGAATATTCCCCGtccccaccctcacttctgtatACGAGCTCAAAGTTGGTTGAAATAGAAATGAGATTTTAACTAGAATCTGGAAAACTGATGACACGAAGCAATGTAATAATGAGGATAACTCAGTGGATTAATGAATGAATTTCTCTTCTCATCTCccttttgaatataaatattttaaaacatcctCTTACAAACTTCATTCATGAGGAGTACTGACCAGGCCCAGAATGTTCCCTGCAGATGTAACCTTTTTCTCTATGTGCAAATCTGGTCAAGAAAAGGCAAGTTGTAAATGGATTCATGAGTTTTCACACCCTCACTCGTAGTTCATAAAAGCAGTTGCCTTAATTTATGTCTGCAAAGAACATTTTACAAAAGTGAAATATTGCCTCTCACAACTGCCCTAGGATCTGAACACAGACTCAGAGGGAAGCTCTTACAATGGGGAATGCAGCCAAAAAAAAGTCACCTGATTTTGAAGATCTTCTATTTCCTTATAGTAGCAGCTGTAGTCCTTTGGTACACCGGAGTGTCCATGCTGGGCATACCATTCCCTGATTTTGCACTCTAAGGCAGCATTTTCTTCCTCCAGGCATCGCACCTGGTTCAGGTAAGAAGCCAGGCGGTCATTAAGATTCTGCATGGTCAGCTTTTCATCACAGTTGAAAAATACGCCATCTccacaaacaccaccaccaccaaagccaCCACTGACTGCACCACCAAAGCCACCTGCATATCCACAGCGGGTGCTGCCACCACTGAACCCAATGCTGGAACAACCTCCATAACCGTATCCTGGGACACCTGCTCCTAAGACACCTCCATAGCTACCTCCAGAAAAGCTACCAGCACTCAGTCCCGCTCCACAACTCGCTCCACCACTGTAACTCCTAGCCGAAAAGCCTCTACCGGAGCCTATCCCATAGGAGCTATATCTTCCAGAAGAGATGGAAGAagtccttcctccaccaccacttCCAACCACACAGCTACCACCACTACTCCTCCCTTTGCTAGAGAGAGTAACAGTATGCTTGGTGCTGCAGCTCATAGCGACAGCGATTAAGAGTCCAACCCAAAGCCCAAAGCAAGAGGCACAGCTTGATATGAATTCAGACTGCAGATTTTCTATCCCCACAGATCTCTATTTATACCTTCTACAGTGGGTGTCACCAGTAGGGTGTTTCTCCTTCCCTTGGGGCTGACTAGTCTTGCTGTTTATGCCAAGAATAATTTCCCAAAGGCAGTTTCCCTCCAGAAATCCCAGTACAACAAGGAAGTTAATTTACACTTTAGCAGCTAGTTCCAAATGTACACTCGCAATGATGTTTCATGAATCATTGGCTTTTCTTTATGATGAAAATTTTACAAGAAGAAGCCAGGAAAAACACTGCCCTAAATTATATACAGGGAAGAAGTAATGCAGCTTATTGCAACAGAAAGCTCTTtatatgttgttgttttattttaatttttattttgtctttaatAAGCATGTTTTTCATGTGAGATGCTGGGGCGTAGATATCAAAGATCAaagtgaatgaatgaataaacatGGAGTCATGCTTTAGTAAAGTGAAAATAGTGATGAACCTCTCAGTGGAAAGGTCTGAGACACCATGATATAAATATTCAGGTCTGCTCCTAATACTGTGACAGATGCTAGGTCCAATACACTCCTAACAAAGAGAATTCTTAGGCTGTGGAAGCAGAGCAGGGGTTCCCGAACTATAGCCTGTAGATCGCTGCTGATCCCCAAGGAGCTCTTGCTGGTAGTCTGTGGAGAGTTGGCTGGTTAACTGgttcccctcctccttgtgttcAGCTGACAACTGCATTGAAATAAgccaaaatacattaaatactttcctaacgTTACTTTTCCCATGTAAGTAATTGCTGTAGATGCCAGCTGGATGTTCTGTGACAGTGAGTGAAAGGGGAAATGGTCCATGCAGTGGTGAATGGGGTGGGGTTGTCCATGGACAATTTATCTGTTAATATTTGTTGTGTATGTGAAAAACTCTGGGAACTCCTGAAATAGAGAATGTAAAACTGGACCGCTGATAGCACTGGAGGAACAACTGGCTGGCTGCAAAGGGGTGGACTAGGTGTGACCAAATAGACCTTTTCCATTGCTAATGTGTAAGAATCTATACTGAGCAGGGAAATTGAAGTGAGAAGAGCTGTTCTCATTTCTCAACTGCATAGTAATTCATTCTGATTTGCTCTGAGAGCTTAGACACCACTACTGCTATGATATACAGGTGGGAACAAGAAAAGGATTCACAGAACTGGCATACTACAGAAAAGGTCAGTAACGTTTTCCCAAGAGGACATCTTAATAATTGCACGCTTTTCTCTTCAAGTGCACAAAGGCACACATTCCCTAATAGATCGCAATTTACAAGCAACCATTAGTAGTAAATGGGCTTTGTCtcacctcctccctcctcccagttaGCTCATTAAGGGAGAAGTTGTGATGAATCCTCATTTATATAGACTGGTGCTgtcagagaagacagagagggcaTCAGCTGCCACTTCAGAAGAGAGGGGCTTCTTTGCAAAATGGTTAGAACTATTTACACCCAGCCAGAACTTGTCAGCTGTGAACAGCTGAGATTTGCTAGCATGAGATATTGTGCTAGGGATCTGGAAGCCCTAACACAGAGATTTAGGAGCAATCAGGAACTCTCTGTATAAGGAGAGGCTAAATTCCTATATCGTGTTGCCTGAATGAGACAGAGAAAGGGATTCCATATTAGAGGAAAAAGGGTTATTGAAAAACTACTTGCTGTTGTGAGCACCTAATTCTCCAAGTCCTTCTCCTCTGGGATCTGAAAGACAATCCCTCCAAATCCATACCCCTCAAACCATCTCCTGTTTACTGGTAGGAATAGCTATCTATATTACgcacttatatggctcccatccCATAATACCCAAGTGCCTCCCAAGTATGTATGGATTTATCATCATCCCATTCATGTAAGTTAGGGTACTATGATCCCCGTTTAAGTGATCataattaatttatttagatttcaaaTGATAAAAAGGATGCCTATCACAAGGCTCTAGATGCCCTGCCACATTCATTAACTACTCGGTACATGGAAACCCCCAACAGCATTAAAATAATCCTtccacagagagagaaagtgacttcCTCAAGGTCACAGAATGaaactgtggcagagccaagaattacATGCAGGGCTCCTGAATTAGGCTACAGTGCTTTAAACAGAAGCCAGTCCTCCCTTCAGAAATGTACCCCACTCGCTTCCCAAATGCAAGTCAGCAAAGACACAATCATGAGGAAAGTTGTAAGGAAGAAAATCTGATTTTCATCATTTGTACTGTGGAGTATAATTTGTGTCAGGGTGAGGCTCTGAGGACAAACAGAAATTAATATAATGCTTTTATTGCTTGAAGCTTTCGTTATGCTGTGTCGGATCTCTGAAGAAATTAGCCAATAGCTGTCCTCAGTAAGCAGCTTTTGTGGAGGGGGTAacttctgttctctctttcagagGTATCGTTTTGGCACAGCAGAGTTCCACTTTCTTGCCAGCACAGCAAAACTTGCCTGAATTACATGCAGCACAAACAGAGGTTCATTGTCAATTCCATGGAAGATTTTTGTACATTTGTAGTTAGCTAAAGACTCCGTTGCTTGACGTACAGGCCCTGCCATGGATCAGAGAGGGAAATGCATTTATGTTTGCTACTCATCTCATTAACTCCGACTCTCTCTTGCTGTCTGTGACAGCAAACTGTCCTTTTGCTTCAAAACTTGCAGCATCATGTGTTACTGTTTTTCCCACCAAAATGGTTGATTTCCCACTGCACCTTCCCACTGATGGTTTTTTATAACAATGGACAGAGTTAATTTTCAGgacatctctctctttttctctgtctggttcttttgTTCATCGAAAGTCCACTATAGAATATTTTCTCTAAGAGCCCTGTGTGCTCCACGAGGAGGGTGTGTCCAAACCAGCAGAGCTTTCTTTCCTAAGCGTTGCTTCGTGATGTTTCTGCAGCCTTGTTGTACATGATTTTATCTTGTCACTTGTCATAATTACCTTATGCAATTTGCATAATAGCTACCAGGCATCATCTATTaaatttttccagttctttgatGTGCAAACAGAGAGTAAGTTGGAAATCAGTACTCTGCAGTAAATGTGGACTTTAATTTTTGCATGTGGGTGGGTGTGAGATACTGTGCTGATTGCAGTTTTAGTGTTGCAACCCTTCAAATTCAGACCATGCCTTTTTATCGGCTAATGATTCGCTGGTCTGTAATGACGATGTCTGACAAAATTCCAAGCAGGTAAATTAAATCATTACCATGCTGAATTTGGCAACACTGATTGTGGTCCTAAGTCTTAAATATACCTTCCAAGGTGCCAGTTTTGTGCATTACTTCAGTTTCTCTCACACTGGTGGTTAGTTCGTAGCTTTGAGTTATCTCAGCACATTTGTGAGTGATGAATTGGAGGTGTGGTAGAGCGTGTACAACAAGAGCAGAATCATCTACTCTTAGAAGCTCATCCTTAACCTCCTCGATTTCTTTTCTGGAGGGTTTAATCTGCTTGCAGAGTCTGCCGATATTTCACGATGCAATAAAAATTCCTGGCGTTTACATCGCTGGGGGCGTCATCGTCGATCAATAATCATGGCAAAGAAGAATCCAAAGAGACATTAGGGAATACCAGGAAGAATGCAGTGGGAGTGAAGGCACAGCTGGTTCACCCTCCTTGTATATTTTCTTGCTGGGATCTGTGTGCAGAGATGGATTGGAACAGGAGACAATGCCCGAGCCTGCAGCAGAACACGGAAATGTACTGGCAGAGCACTGTGAGAATGTGGGAAGTGAGCAACAGAGCTGGACTATTTAAAGTGCTTCAAACACCAGACATCAAGGTGGTCAGTCCAATGCAGGCAGATAAATAGATAGATGATGTGTACCCAACTTGGTGTTTCTTCTGAAATGATTCTtccatttgtatttaatttttttaaatattgtacatTTATGATTTGTCATTCAGGTGACTACTTCACAGCATACAGCATTCACAGCCATTACTAACACAGTGTTAGACTAGGTGGAGACAATAGACAAGAAGAAGGGTGAAATAtaactattatttattgttatttctattgcagtagcatgTACAGATCCCACACAAGTAGAACAGCCCTATTTTactaggcactggacaaacaaataacacaaggaCAGTCTCAGGCCTTGAGAGCTCACAGCCTCAGGGTTGGTTATTTTCATGGGAATTTACACTTACATAAATCTTTACAAATGTTACAAATggtacaataaataaatacagaaaaacagATCTACATCACAAAACAGACTTTTATGGAGAATTTAGAGTGTCTACATCATACCATAAAATACATGAGTATTCAAAAAAATCTAGACTCCACATGGTCTTGTAAAATTATTTTCAACACCCAGTATTTAATAGATGCTTATTGCACACAGTTTGCACTCCATGTGGCTAGTGGTCTCCTCTCGATCTCCTCATTCACACCTTGTAGCATCTGTTCATTTGTCCCTGCAAAGATTTCTTTTTGATGATGCTGTAATCTGTATTCATTTCTGCTCCCTCATGAATGGGCTGGTGATTCTGCCTCCCCGTAGGAGCACAATTCATTTTAACCACAACTGTTGGCATCAATGCTgactgcttcccaagatccattCTGCACTGAGCCTTGAGACTCCTTCCTTGTGCTCTGCCCACACTCCTTGCTTGTTCTTCTCTTTGTCTTCTCCTACTTGCATCGTAATGCCTTTGCTCATGCTGTCTCCTACTCTTGGAacagcctccccttcccagcGCACCAAACATCTTCACTCCCCCTTTAAATTCCTCTTCAAAACTTATGGTTTTCAGCCTAAGCCTGTGCCTCAGTCACCTGCTCGTCATCTCTTGCTCTAATTGTTTAcagtgagaaaagaaaaaaaatcaatgctcaTAAACAGCATTCCCCACATAACATGAATCACACCTTCTCTATTTGTTATAACCCTCCTtcatcccttccctccttcaTCTTAGCCTGTTGTCATCATTTCCTCTGACTGTCTAATTTAGATTGGAAACTTGTTGGGGCAAAGACTGTGtcttcttttatttctgtaaagcattttgcacACTTAGCGCTGATGAGCGGCATGGGTTAGTGATATGAGGGACAGATGAGCCTCAGTAACCTTTCTGTAATGTCTTGGATCAGGGCTCCAGACAGGCTGAACACCTCCCAGGACATAAGGTCAGGTCAGCAGATGGATGTCTCTGTTCCCCTCAGAAGGGAATCCCAGGCCACCGCCACCCTACATCTCCTTCTCTTGGGTGTGGTGACTGTGAACCCCTAGCCTTCGGGCAGGTGGTTCCTCTTCCTCAGCTTTTGGGACCTGCTCCTCTCTTGCTGTTGGCAGTACAGCATACCGATTCTTGACCTCAATGGATGGGGGACTTGAGTGGAGGGGTGGATCGCTGCCTACTGCCCAAGGTGGCCAGCAGCTAAGTTTCCTCCCTGCAGAGCAACtggttttcctttctcttttggtgCTGGACTTTTCTAGTCAGCTAGCATCCTCCATCTTGATGTCTTCACATGTGTCCTGTTGATGAAGACCTCATGCTTGTGGATGCTACTCAAACCAGCCACTTCCTCTTGCAGTTCTCCTACCTGCTTCCTCAGGGACACCACCAAGAGACACCTCTCACACTGGGTGGTTCCTGCcagagatgctggaacaatttttattgtgggggtgctgagggccattgaaccaaactgtaaaccctggatctAATGAAGCAGCACTTCCAGCACTGGTAGTTCAAGCACCTCTGGTTCCTGCTGCCTGGCTTTCTTTGGCAGGGATATGCAGGCTATATTCCCAGCAACTAAAGACCAGGGTCTAAGTAGACACCTCCAGGGTCAGAATGCCTGTCTGCCAGGACCCACAAAggtgcaggcagaggaagagctAACGGAGTATTGGCGATGTGCTGTTTTCCTCCCACTACAACTTCTTCTTGTAGAGTACCTGCAAGTTGTGGGGAAAAAACTCCTACTGCCCTGGATTCCTCTAAATCCCAGAATTCTGTTTACTATATACCAGAGGGGAGTCTTGCTTCCTCTGCTGGTGAGTCAGAGTCAAAATATTACCCTTCCCTGGGTCCTCAGCAATCCTGATGTTACAGGGCACAACTGATCACCAGGTGGAGTcagaaagacagtccctcccAGTTTATAGTATAATTAAGCAATGGAATTATGTGTATTATGAAAGttttacactttcctctgaagcatccagcactggtcactgtcagagatgggatacCAGACGAAGGAGATCACTGCTCCCTTCCAAATATGAAGATTCCTTTGCTCCTATAGGGAGAGTTTATCTATTTCTGTGTTGTAAATAATGCTTCATTTCTGAGCAGAggaatcccacacacacacacatacgcacactGTTCTATGTGTCTGTGGGCCTGCAAGACATGCTTTGGAATATGCTGTAGATGCTATAATACTGGCTCCCCTCAGGTGTCCCGTTTCCTCCTGTTGTGTCTCCCTTGTGTGTGTTAACAGTAATTTCTGGTCCCTTCGTTTAATCTGGATCTTGTATGATCATGGAGTGACATGATTCTGgactttaaaaggtttttttgtggATGAGCGTGTCCATCAGAGGGAAGTGTAAGAGACATTtcatcccaaaataccatgcaCAACCTTTCGGGTCTGAGTGCTCTGTATAGATATTACCCCCACGCCGCAAGCTGATGGGTAGAAGATCTCAGAAACCTTTTCTAGGATGTacac
The DNA window shown above is from Chelonia mydas isolate rCheMyd1 chromosome 27, rCheMyd1.pri.v2, whole genome shotgun sequence and carries:
- the LOC102932837 gene encoding keratin, type I cytoskeletal 19; the protein is MSCSTKHTVTLSSKGRSSGGSCVVGSGGGGRTSSISSGRYSSYGIGSGRGFSARSYSGGASCGAGLSAGSFSGGSYGGVLGAGVPGYGYGGCSSIGFSGGSTRCGYAGGFGGAVSGGFGGGGVCGDGVFFNCDEKLTMQNLNDRLASYLNQVRCLEEENAALECKIREWYAQHGHSGVPKDYSCYYKEIEDLQNQIVCATLDNNKIILNIDNSRMAADDFRLKYETELALRQSVEADINGLRQVLDELTLCRSDLESQLECLKEELCCLKKNHEEEINCLRNQSTGDVSVEVNSCPGPDLKKILEEMRCQYETMIAQNRKEVEDWYECKIEEVNREVITSSQEVESCNSQVSELRRQLQCLEIDLQAHLSQRDNLEASLAETESRYNSHLCQLQQQITCVEQQLADLRAEIESQNHEYKVLLDVKCRLEQEIHTYRCLLEGGQRDIVGSDGGICVGGGIGGGTVTKTSHSYSSSSHSLPHVTSCHPSDLKGHGRKICD